CGTGAGTAACCTGAGGAAGATGCATATCGGTCCTGATATCCCCAAACAGCTTGACAGCGATCATGCATTGGAAGAAGAGGCGATCAAGGCGTACAATACCGCCATTGTCCTCGCAGGGGAAGTGAAGGACTTCGCCACGCGAGATCTCCTTGAAGGCATTCTGAATCAGGAGGATCAGCACATCGACGCGATAGAGGAGCTCAGGGACCAGATCGGACACATGACGCTGCCGGTATTCCTCTCTACGCAGACGGAATAAGCTGCCCCGCGGTCCGGTTCGCATGGGGATGCTCTTTCGATGAAGAACGAGCGCAGAAATAAGAGGGTTCCGATAGTCGGAAGTGCCACGCTCTACCTTCGGGATAAGGATTCTATTCGGCCGATGAAAGCCATGACGGTCGATATTTCGGTGTCGGGGATCGGCGTGTATTCCGATGGCCCGATAGAAAAAGAGACATCATTGTCGGTCGACATCACTTTCATAACCTCCGACGGTTCTTTGGGAACCGCTTCTGTGGACGGCACGGTCGTCTTTTTCAGGAAGATAGGTAATTTCTATTTCGTCGGAATCGAATTCGGAGAAAAACTAGATCCGAGAGGGCAATCTTTCCTCTTTGCCGAAATTCAGAAGCTCTTGGAGTAGGCTGACATTCCTGTGAGGCGGCAGAGACCGCAGGAGCGATATGTCTCTATCTCTTCCGTGCCGCTAATTTGTTCAGCGCATTGATATAGGCCTTTGCCGAAGCGACGATGATATCCGTATCTGCGCCGTTGCCCCTCACCCTCCTGCCGTCTT
Above is a window of Thermodesulfovibrionales bacterium DNA encoding:
- the bfr gene encoding bacterioferritin, which produces MKGNKRLIETLNSLLADELTAISQYMVHSEMCDNWGYAKLHKHFEKRAIDEMKHAETLIGRILFLEGIPIVSNLRKMHIGPDIPKQLDSDHALEEEAIKAYNTAIVLAGEVKDFATRDLLEGILNQEDQHIDAIEELRDQIGHMTLPVFLSTQTE
- a CDS encoding PilZ domain-containing protein; translation: MKNERRNKRVPIVGSATLYLRDKDSIRPMKAMTVDISVSGIGVYSDGPIEKETSLSVDITFITSDGSLGTASVDGTVVFFRKIGNFYFVGIEFGEKLDPRGQSFLFAEIQKLLE